From Bacteroidales bacterium, the proteins below share one genomic window:
- a CDS encoding acyl-CoA carboxylase subunit beta, which yields MSLRSKTLELIRKREQYLQGGGEKAIEKQISMGKLTARERILSILDKDSFQEYDLFVEHEARDFDMSSKVLYGDGVITGTGTIFGSPVCIFAQDFTVAGGSLGLMHARKITKIMDHALKLRIPLIGINDSGGARIQEGVNSLAGYGEIFFRNTLASGVIPQISVILGPCAGGAVYSPALTDFVFVVDNISKLFITGPEVIKTVLGEEISMEDLGGARVHAELTGNAHFFATSEQECFEQIKKLITFIPWNNSRRALPFKPKEPHKDFNVEKIVPGDPKLPYDVRDVIRAVVDDSDFFEVQEFWAQNIVIGFARINGETVGLVANQPLFLAGVLDVDSSDKAARFIRFCDAFNIPIITFVDLPGYLPGVDQEHAGVIRHGAKLLYAYSEATVPKITVILRKAYGGGYIAMGSRHLRADFVFAWPSAEIAVMGPEGAANIIFRKEIMEAPDPDAMRKQKVKEYKEKFANPYVAAAKGYVDAVIEPKETRKLLVHAIEVSREKVNTNPSKKHGIPPF from the coding sequence ATGTCATTACGTAGTAAAACATTAGAGCTCATTCGTAAGAGAGAACAATACCTTCAAGGAGGAGGTGAAAAAGCCATAGAAAAACAAATTTCTATGGGAAAACTTACTGCACGTGAGCGTATATTATCTATTTTAGATAAAGACTCGTTTCAAGAATATGATTTATTTGTAGAGCACGAAGCTCGCGATTTTGATATGAGCAGTAAAGTGTTATATGGCGATGGAGTTATTACAGGTACAGGAACAATTTTTGGTTCTCCTGTATGTATTTTTGCTCAGGACTTTACTGTTGCAGGAGGTTCGCTGGGTTTGATGCATGCTCGTAAAATTACCAAAATTATGGATCATGCGCTAAAGCTTCGTATTCCACTTATTGGAATCAACGATAGTGGTGGTGCACGTATTCAAGAAGGTGTTAACTCTTTGGCTGGCTATGGCGAAATTTTTTTCCGTAATACTTTAGCTTCGGGTGTTATTCCTCAAATTTCGGTAATACTTGGTCCTTGTGCGGGTGGTGCTGTTTATTCTCCTGCACTTACCGACTTTGTTTTTGTAGTTGACAATATTTCAAAATTGTTTATTACGGGGCCTGAAGTTATTAAAACCGTTTTAGGCGAAGAAATAAGCATGGAAGACCTCGGTGGTGCACGAGTTCATGCTGAACTTACAGGGAATGCACATTTCTTTGCTACCAGCGAACAAGAATGTTTTGAACAAATTAAAAAACTTATAACGTTTATTCCATGGAACAATAGCCGGAGAGCATTACCATTTAAACCAAAAGAACCTCATAAAGATTTTAATGTCGAAAAAATTGTACCTGGCGATCCTAAATTACCCTACGATGTTCGCGACGTTATTCGAGCTGTAGTTGACGATAGCGATTTCTTTGAAGTACAGGAGTTTTGGGCTCAAAATATCGTAATTGGCTTTGCTCGAATTAATGGCGAAACCGTGGGTTTAGTGGCCAATCAGCCATTATTCCTTGCTGGTGTATTAGATGTAGATTCGTCCGATAAAGCAGCTCGTTTTATACGTTTCTGCGATGCTTTCAATATTCCTATTATTACTTTTGTAGATTTACCTGGTTATTTGCCTGGTGTAGATCAAGAACATGCTGGTGTAATTCGCCATGGAGCAAAATTACTTTATGCATATAGCGAAGCAACTGTTCCGAAAATTACCGTAATCTTAAGAAAAGCGTATGGTGGAGGTTATATCGCTATGGGCTCACGTCATTTGCGTGCAGATTTTGTTTTTGCATGGCCAAGTGCAGAAATTGCTGTTATGGGTCCTGAAGGTGCTGCAAATATTATTTTCCGCAAGGAAATTATGGAGGCCCCCGATCCAGATGCTATGCGTAAACAAAAAGTAAAAGAATACAAAGAAAAATTCGCCAATCCTTATGTAGCTGCAGCAAAAGGTTATGTGGATGCAGTTATTGAACCAAAAGAAACCCGTAAGTTATTAGTACATGCTATCGAAGTTTCACGCGAAAAAGTGAATACTAACCCATCTAAAAAACACGGAATTCCTCCATTTTAA
- a CDS encoding acetyl-CoA carboxylase biotin carboxyl carrier protein subunit, which yields MAKKEIKTETKVDDPVKTIVIDDGKYKTLLNKKYLKRKPYKAIDPSLITAIIPGVVGKIFVTEGDKVNEGDKLIILEAMKMKNIITVPYSGYIKKINVKEGDCIPKGHIIAELDIKVHSKE from the coding sequence ATGGCTAAAAAAGAAATAAAAACAGAAACCAAGGTTGACGATCCAGTAAAAACTATCGTTATTGACGATGGCAAATATAAAACCTTGTTAAATAAAAAATACCTGAAACGTAAGCCCTATAAAGCTATCGATCCTTCTTTAATAACGGCTATTATCCCTGGTGTTGTCGGAAAAATATTCGTTACAGAAGGTGATAAAGTTAATGAAGGCGATAAGCTAATAATTCTCGAGGCCATGAAAATGAAGAATATTATCACTGTTCCATATTCGGGTTATATTAAGAAAATAAATGTAAAAGAGGGAGACTGTATACCCAAAGGACATATTATAGCCGAATTGGATATTAAGGTTCACTCTAAAGAATAA
- a CDS encoding ABC transporter permease has product MRVIFFIVQKEFIQIFRNRMMFPILFIIPIIQLLILVNAATYEMKNIRIAFVDYDHSSFSQRFITKIRGTHYFIVGDNYPSVNEGIKAIDENKTTAIVVIPKDFEKKLKTNSYPLKIQVLINAINSVNATISYSYVQQIFLSLMQEDFFVKQISPVPNQTINILPRYWYNADFNYKKYMVPGVLVMLVTLISFLLGALNIVREKEVGTIEQLNVTPIKKYQFIVGKLLPFWILALFELVLGLSIGKLVYDIPLAGSLPLLFAFSGMYLIVLLSMGLFVSTVVDNQQQATLVSFFFLMVFILLSGLFTSLESMPHWIQYINKINPLAYYVSVMRMILLKGSEFVDILPHFISISVLAVAAMTLAVFRYRKTSE; this is encoded by the coding sequence ATGCGAGTGATTTTCTTTATAGTGCAAAAAGAATTTATACAGATTTTCCGCAATCGGATGATGTTCCCCATACTCTTTATTATTCCTATTATCCAATTACTCATTTTAGTGAATGCTGCTACCTACGAAATGAAAAACATACGTATTGCTTTTGTTGATTACGATCATAGCTCGTTTTCGCAACGTTTCATTACAAAAATAAGAGGAACCCATTATTTTATTGTTGGAGATAATTATCCATCAGTCAACGAAGGAATAAAAGCTATTGACGAAAATAAAACTACCGCGATTGTAGTAATTCCGAAAGATTTTGAAAAAAAACTAAAAACAAATTCATATCCACTCAAAATTCAAGTATTAATAAATGCTATAAACTCCGTAAATGCTACTATTTCGTACTCTTATGTACAGCAAATATTTCTATCGCTTATGCAAGAAGATTTTTTTGTAAAACAAATCTCTCCTGTTCCCAATCAGACAATAAATATTTTACCACGATATTGGTACAATGCAGATTTTAATTACAAGAAATATATGGTTCCCGGTGTACTGGTAATGCTGGTAACGCTTATCAGTTTTTTGCTTGGTGCATTGAACATTGTACGAGAAAAAGAGGTTGGTACTATAGAACAGTTAAATGTTACGCCGATAAAAAAGTATCAGTTTATTGTCGGGAAACTACTTCCATTTTGGATTTTAGCTTTATTCGAACTTGTATTAGGGCTTTCTATTGGTAAATTGGTATATGATATTCCTTTAGCCGGCAGCTTACCTTTACTCTTTGCTTTTTCGGGTATGTATCTAATCGTTTTGCTTTCGATGGGTTTATTTGTTTCTACGGTTGTAGATAATCAGCAACAGGCTACTTTGGTTTCGTTTTTCTTTCTTATGGTATTTATACTTTTAAGCGGTTTATTTACCAGCCTCGAAAGCATGCCTCATTGGATTCAATACATCAATAAAATAAACCCGTTAGCTTATTATGTTTCTGTAATGCGAATGATTCTTCTAAAAGGGAGCGAGTTTGTCGATATTTTGCCACATTTTATTTCAATTTCTGTTTTAGCAGTGGCTGCTATGACACTAGCGGTGTTCAGATATCGAAAAACATCAGAATAA
- a CDS encoding ABC transporter permease, translating into MGKLKAFIKKEFLHIFRDWRTLLVLFAIPAIQLIVFGYAISNDLKYISVGILDKSNDELSRKLISKLAYSDFFKVNAILDNDIEVASLFKKGIVKEVIIIEPQFSKKIIREGNADIQIIADATEPNTANMAVNYSTAMINSFVTEINKQPKQILALTAEVKMLYNPTLQASWMFVPGIIALILTLISVMLTSVSIVREKEFGSMELLLVTPLKPITIILGKVIPYFILSVFNISFIFLLGHLLFQVPVAGSIATLYFISLLYIILALTIGIFISVSVSNQQIAMMISLVALMLPTILLSGFIFPIENMPQWLQIFSSIMPPRYFIDALRGIMLKGNGIAELWQDFVIITGMLMFFILLSIKKYKSRLM; encoded by the coding sequence ATGGGCAAGTTGAAAGCATTTATAAAGAAAGAATTTCTACATATTTTCCGCGACTGGAGAACTTTGCTTGTACTGTTTGCCATTCCTGCCATTCAGCTTATTGTTTTTGGATATGCAATATCAAACGATTTAAAGTATATTTCTGTTGGCATATTAGATAAATCGAACGATGAACTAAGCCGAAAGCTTATATCAAAGCTCGCTTACTCTGATTTTTTTAAAGTAAACGCTATACTGGATAATGACATAGAGGTTGCGTCTTTATTTAAAAAAGGTATTGTTAAAGAGGTTATCATTATTGAACCGCAATTTTCTAAAAAAATTATTCGTGAAGGGAATGCAGATATTCAAATCATTGCCGACGCAACCGAACCAAATACAGCTAATATGGCGGTTAATTATTCTACTGCCATGATCAATTCGTTCGTTACCGAAATCAATAAACAACCCAAACAAATCTTAGCTTTAACAGCAGAAGTAAAAATGCTTTACAATCCAACACTACAAGCCTCGTGGATGTTTGTACCCGGAATTATTGCATTGATTCTCACACTTATTTCCGTTATGCTTACATCGGTAAGTATTGTCAGAGAAAAAGAATTTGGCTCCATGGAGTTATTGCTTGTAACACCACTAAAACCTATTACAATTATTCTCGGAAAGGTAATCCCGTATTTTATATTATCTGTCTTTAATATCAGTTTCATTTTTCTTTTAGGTCATTTACTGTTTCAAGTTCCCGTTGCAGGAAGCATTGCTACTTTATATTTTATTTCGTTACTATACATTATATTAGCGTTAACCATTGGTATTTTTATTTCGGTATCGGTTTCCAATCAACAAATAGCGATGATGATTTCGCTGGTAGCTTTAATGCTACCAACTATTTTGCTTTCGGGTTTTATTTTTCCCATAGAAAATATGCCACAATGGTTGCAGATATTTTCTTCTATTATGCCTCCGCGTTACTTTATAGATGCCTTAAGGGGTATTATGCTGAAAGGGAATGGCATTGCCGAACTTTGGCAAGATTTTGTAATCATCACTGGCATGTTAATGTTCTTTATTCTCTTGAGTATTAAAAAATATAAATCCCGTTTAATGTAA
- a CDS encoding ABC transporter ATP-binding protein: MTNENQHIIKAKDLVKKFGSFIANNHLTFEVKRGEIFGLLGANGAGKTTAIKMMIGLLKPTSGELTINGYDIYTETEKIRKSIGYMSQKFSLYEELSIYENIRFFGGIYGLNYKAIKSRAEWAEANFNLKGLMNKRVSSIPLGWKQKIAFVVANIHQPSIIFLDEPTGGVDPKVRRDFWDSIYQTSANGTTIIVTTHYMDEAEYCQRVCIMNEGQIKAMGSPQELKKEYNVETINDLFVKIVRR; the protein is encoded by the coding sequence ATGACAAACGAAAATCAACATATTATCAAAGCCAAAGATTTGGTAAAAAAATTTGGTTCGTTTATTGCCAACAATCATTTAACATTTGAGGTAAAACGTGGTGAAATTTTTGGTTTACTTGGAGCCAATGGAGCCGGCAAAACGACAGCAATTAAAATGATGATTGGCTTATTAAAACCAACTTCGGGCGAATTAACTATAAATGGATACGACATTTATACCGAAACCGAAAAAATCCGCAAAAGTATTGGTTATATGAGTCAAAAATTTTCGTTATACGAAGAGCTAAGCATATACGAAAATATTCGTTTTTTCGGAGGCATATACGGACTAAACTACAAAGCAATAAAATCGAGAGCAGAATGGGCAGAAGCCAACTTTAACCTTAAAGGACTTATGAATAAACGAGTATCGTCCATTCCACTAGGTTGGAAACAAAAAATTGCATTTGTAGTCGCTAACATTCACCAACCTTCGATCATATTTCTCGACGAGCCCACCGGTGGTGTCGATCCCAAAGTGCGTCGTGATTTTTGGGACAGTATTTACCAAACTTCGGCTAATGGAACTACTATTATCGTTACAACGCATTACATGGACGAAGCCGAATATTGCCAACGCGTATGTATTATGAACGAAGGACAAATAAAAGCTATGGGGTCGCCACAAGAGCTAAAAAAAGAATATAACGTTGAAACCATTAACGATTTATTTGTAAAAATAGTAAGAAGATAA
- a CDS encoding ABC transporter ATP-binding protein — protein MQAISVNSVSKSYGEVKALHNINLTVNQGEIFGLIGPDGAGKTSLMRILTTLILADKGDAFIMNQHVVKQYKEIRKIVGYMPQRFSLYMDLTVEENLRFYAEIFGTTIKDNYALIEPIYKQIEPFKKRKAGQLSGGMKQKLALSCALIHKPEILFLDEPTTGVDAVSRVEFWEMLKNYKKAGITVFVSTPYMDEAIQCDRLAFIKDGHILSVSKPEEVLKNYPLNIFEVKAENLFKLKSFLNDHLPNAIITRFGTTLHCSSHHSQKEILELIKHFDKVEINPIKPTIEDCFLWLSQEK, from the coding sequence ATGCAAGCAATTAGCGTAAATAGTGTATCAAAATCATACGGCGAAGTAAAGGCTTTGCATAACATTAATTTAACGGTCAATCAAGGTGAAATATTTGGCTTAATAGGTCCCGATGGAGCTGGTAAAACATCGCTTATGCGAATACTCACCACACTAATCCTTGCTGACAAGGGCGATGCTTTTATCATGAACCAACATGTTGTTAAACAATACAAAGAAATAAGAAAAATAGTGGGTTATATGCCCCAACGTTTCTCGCTATATATGGATTTAACTGTTGAAGAAAATTTAAGGTTTTATGCAGAAATTTTTGGAACAACCATTAAAGATAATTATGCACTCATAGAACCCATATATAAACAAATAGAACCCTTTAAAAAGCGAAAAGCTGGGCAATTATCAGGCGGGATGAAGCAAAAATTAGCTCTTTCGTGTGCCCTTATTCATAAACCCGAAATATTGTTTCTAGACGAACCAACTACCGGCGTTGATGCCGTTTCACGTGTCGAATTTTGGGAAATGCTCAAAAATTACAAAAAAGCAGGAATTACTGTTTTTGTATCAACACCTTATATGGATGAAGCAATTCAATGCGATCGACTTGCATTTATTAAAGACGGACATATTTTATCGGTCTCAAAGCCAGAGGAAGTTTTAAAAAATTATCCTTTAAATATTTTTGAAGTCAAAGCCGAAAACCTTTTCAAACTTAAGTCTTTTCTAAATGATCACCTGCCCAATGCTATCATAACTCGTTTTGGAACAACCTTACATTGCTCAAGCCATCATTCGCAAAAAGAAATACTTGAACTCATTAAGCATTTTGATAAAGTAGAAATAAATCCTATAAAACCCACCATCGAAGATTGTTTTTTGTGGCTTTCGCAAGAAAAATGA
- a CDS encoding HlyD family efflux transporter periplasmic adaptor subunit: MNKIKFISFSIVVTLIACTSNNNAPDAYGQFEATEIMVSAQAQGTLIQWNVEESKKYDSATTLGFIDTNSLYLKKEQLKAQYKTISSKYSAITTQIEVLEQQKKNLEKDKERFAKLVKENAATQKQLDDITNNIEVLNKQIENIKTQNLPISSELESMSFQIKQIEDQLSKCYIKMPINGTVLEKYAEKSEFVTPPKVLIKVANLDYLTLRIYLDEEQLSQVKLGQQIKVFVDNGNQLKEYSGTISWISSQSEFSPKIIQNRDERKNLVYAAKVVVKNDGFLKIGMLADVRFK, encoded by the coding sequence ATGAACAAAATAAAATTCATCAGCTTTAGCATCGTTGTAACATTAATTGCATGCACGAGCAACAATAACGCTCCCGATGCTTATGGGCAGTTTGAAGCAACCGAAATAATGGTATCTGCTCAGGCACAGGGAACTCTTATACAATGGAATGTAGAAGAAAGTAAAAAATATGATTCGGCTACCACTTTAGGATTTATTGATACCAATTCGTTGTATTTAAAAAAAGAACAACTAAAAGCTCAGTACAAAACTATTTCGTCAAAATATTCGGCTATTACAACACAAATAGAAGTATTGGAACAGCAAAAAAAGAATTTAGAAAAAGACAAAGAACGATTTGCTAAATTAGTAAAAGAAAATGCTGCAACACAAAAACAATTAGACGATATTACAAACAACATCGAAGTGTTAAACAAACAAATTGAAAACATTAAAACACAAAACCTGCCTATTTCAAGCGAATTAGAATCTATGTCTTTTCAAATAAAGCAAATAGAAGACCAATTATCGAAATGTTACATCAAAATGCCTATCAATGGAACCGTTTTAGAAAAATATGCAGAGAAGTCGGAATTTGTTACCCCTCCCAAAGTATTGATAAAAGTAGCAAACCTCGATTATTTAACTTTAAGAATATATCTTGATGAGGAGCAGCTAAGTCAAGTAAAATTAGGCCAACAAATAAAAGTCTTTGTCGACAATGGCAATCAACTAAAAGAATATTCGGGTACAATTTCGTGGATTTCTTCACAGTCTGAATTTTCACCAAAAATTATTCAAAATCGGGATGAACGAAAAAATCTTGTATATGCTGCCAAAGTAGTAGTTAAAAACGATGGTTTTCTAAAAATCGGCATGTTGGCTGATGTTCGTTTTAAATAA
- a CDS encoding TolC family protein produces the protein MKAKHLIVIFIFISSITNIFSQSDTLLFNQLLQNLEQNYKLNDNALNADSVYKLKNKINRTSYLPQLNIVTQASYQSEVTQLPISIPHVTIPTLDKDQYKIALEANQMIYDGSMTKLKNKRDVLSSELEAVQSKVNLTNLKDMLNKWVYLYLMNNKIKEQLEEQKNTLSKKQYEIEQMINSGIATTTDLDVLKVEILKIEQQIDALNSACQSIVSNIELLTAQKINNKKLAYEYENLTPNDTIKRQELTIYEKRAQLAFINAELASKSRLPQLFAFGQAGYGKPGLNMLSNEFNTFYLLGAKMVFNVYDWGKSSKEKKIAQLTKNSIDNERELFKQNIQIQANEILSSIQKVEQWIEKDLQIIDLRNNILKSTNAKLLNGTAKTTDYLNDLNAKTQALIDLERHKIEKQYYIQSYKILTGIK, from the coding sequence ATGAAAGCTAAACATTTAATCGTTATTTTTATTTTCATTAGCTCCATTACAAATATTTTTTCGCAAAGCGACACCCTGTTATTTAATCAGCTTTTGCAAAACCTTGAGCAAAATTATAAACTCAATGATAATGCTCTAAACGCCGATTCTGTGTATAAACTGAAAAACAAAATCAACCGGACATCCTATTTACCGCAATTAAACATAGTTACACAAGCAAGCTATCAAAGCGAAGTAACACAATTGCCCATTTCCATTCCTCATGTTACAATTCCAACCTTAGACAAAGATCAATACAAAATTGCTTTAGAAGCGAATCAAATGATTTATGATGGCTCCATGACAAAATTAAAGAACAAGCGTGATGTTTTATCTTCGGAATTAGAAGCCGTACAATCCAAAGTAAATTTAACCAACTTAAAAGACATGCTTAATAAATGGGTGTATTTGTATCTCATGAACAATAAAATAAAAGAGCAACTTGAGGAACAAAAAAATACACTATCAAAAAAGCAATATGAAATAGAGCAAATGATAAACAGCGGTATTGCTACTACAACGGATTTAGATGTTTTAAAAGTCGAGATTTTAAAGATAGAACAACAAATTGACGCTCTTAATTCAGCTTGTCAAAGCATTGTTTCTAATATTGAATTGCTTACTGCTCAAAAAATCAACAACAAAAAATTAGCTTATGAATACGAAAATTTAACTCCCAATGACACTATCAAAAGACAAGAACTAACAATTTACGAAAAACGAGCACAATTAGCTTTTATAAATGCTGAATTGGCATCTAAATCGAGACTACCACAATTATTCGCCTTCGGTCAAGCTGGCTATGGGAAACCCGGATTAAATATGCTTTCCAACGAATTCAACACATTTTATTTATTAGGCGCCAAGATGGTTTTCAATGTTTACGATTGGGGCAAAAGTTCAAAAGAGAAAAAAATTGCACAATTAACTAAAAATTCTATCGATAACGAGCGAGAATTATTTAAGCAAAATATCCAAATACAAGCAAATGAAATTCTTTCGTCCATTCAAAAAGTGGAACAATGGATTGAAAAGGACCTTCAAATAATTGACCTTCGCAATAATATATTAAAATCAACCAACGCAAAACTATTAAACGGAACAGCCAAGACAACAGACTATCTAAACGATTTAAATGCTAAAACTCAAGCCCTAATTGATTTAGAGAGACATAAAATTGAAAAACAATATTATATTCAATCTTACAAAATATTAACCGGAATAAAATAG
- a CDS encoding TetR/AcrR family transcriptional regulator — protein sequence MDNILTHSLSDMEIRILDAAKKIFIEKGFDGASMQDIANEAGINKALLHYYFRKKEFLFQAIFTQALKDFIPNVMLSMTSNEPFPIKLKLFVENYINMLTQHPHIPVFILHELSRRPENLVSIIKSMGINPKLILSIFEKEIKEAGGEYYPPEHLIINTLAMCIFPIAAKPIITSLLFNQNEEEYQKFINERKTMVYKFIMKAIKL from the coding sequence ATGGACAATATCTTAACTCACTCATTATCTGACATGGAAATAAGAATTTTGGATGCTGCCAAAAAGATTTTTATTGAAAAAGGATTCGATGGAGCAAGCATGCAAGATATTGCCAACGAAGCAGGAATCAATAAAGCCTTACTCCATTATTACTTTCGCAAAAAAGAATTTCTGTTTCAAGCCATTTTTACACAAGCACTAAAAGACTTCATTCCCAATGTCATGCTATCAATGACTTCAAACGAACCTTTCCCCATTAAACTAAAACTTTTTGTTGAAAACTATATCAACATGTTGACCCAACATCCACACATACCTGTTTTTATTTTGCACGAATTGTCAAGACGTCCCGAAAACCTGGTTTCTATTATTAAATCGATGGGTATCAATCCAAAATTAATTTTATCTATTTTCGAAAAAGAAATAAAAGAAGCAGGAGGCGAATATTATCCTCCAGAACATCTCATTATAAACACATTAGCCATGTGCATTTTCCCCATTGCGGCTAAACCCATTATTACTTCTTTGCTTTTTAATCAAAACGAAGAAGAATACCAAAAATTTATAAATGAACGAAAAACAATGGTTTACAAATTTATTATGAAAGCTATAAAATTATGA
- a CDS encoding NAAT family transporter, with protein MDELIKYGLLAFTSFFTLINPLGTMPIFMTMTSTLDQKKKIKTAQKASFVALITILFFAFTGQLLFKFFGVSVNSFRMVGGIIFFLMGMDMLQARLVKVKVKESEVNSYVNDISITPLAIPMICGPGSITNAIVLMEDATTLSHKLVLISVIVLVMLLTYIILYSSTRISKFLGETGNNVLMRLMGLIVMVIAVEFFFSGLTPVLENIFH; from the coding sequence ATGGACGAACTTATTAAATACGGATTATTGGCTTTTACTTCGTTTTTCACACTCATCAATCCACTTGGTACGATGCCTATTTTTATGACTATGACTTCTACGCTTGATCAGAAAAAGAAAATAAAAACAGCACAAAAGGCAAGTTTTGTCGCATTGATTACTATTTTGTTTTTTGCATTTACAGGGCAATTGCTCTTTAAGTTTTTTGGAGTATCGGTTAACAGTTTTAGAATGGTGGGCGGAATTATTTTCTTTTTAATGGGAATGGATATGCTTCAAGCTCGCTTGGTAAAAGTTAAAGTGAAAGAATCTGAGGTGAATTCGTATGTAAATGATATATCGATTACGCCCTTAGCCATTCCTATGATTTGTGGACCGGGATCTATTACAAATGCGATTGTTTTAATGGAAGATGCAACGACATTAAGTCATAAACTTGTATTAATTTCTGTAATTGTATTGGTAATGCTTTTGACATACATTATTTTATATAGCTCTACAAGAATTTCAAAATTTCTTGGCGAGACCGGTAATAATGTGCTTATGCGATTGATGGGATTAATTGTGATGGTGATTGCTGTTGAGTTTTTCTTTTCGGGACTAACTCCGGTTTTAGAAAATATTTTTCATTAA
- a CDS encoding HD domain-containing protein, whose protein sequence is MEHTPDELLKQLEELKKQNRELLQRNKELIEQNNLLNDELERLRIRIQHESADKKSMRFKMATVLFADIRGFTKLSDEADPQKLIDELDRFFLIMGEIIKRYNIEKVSSIGDTIMLVGGIPKKNRTNPIEMVLAAMEIQQAFDHFQEELFGNGKRIWEINMGIHSGPVAVSVSGKKKESYEVKGETVNIASRIEAAAENGKIIISEQTRELVSAYFRCRYLGKMPVKYVGDMNLYEVKGYLPEYAADKKGLIPNQNFNTKLQLIRYDDLEEFMLDKLERELPKYLYYHNLKHTMDVVIQAEIIGRGEKISEEEMLLLKTAALFHDSGQTVQSKGHELISAQIAQEILPRYAYTPEQIDIICNIIKATELPPKPKTLLEKIICDADLDYLGRSDFVPVSNTLYKELHEQKLIGSIDEWNKLQIKFLSAHQYFTETANRLREVNKQTQIERLKQLIES, encoded by the coding sequence ATGGAACACACGCCCGATGAACTTTTAAAACAGTTAGAGGAATTAAAGAAGCAAAATCGTGAGCTTTTGCAACGTAACAAAGAACTTATTGAGCAAAACAATCTATTAAACGATGAATTAGAACGACTACGCATACGTATTCAACACGAATCGGCCGACAAAAAAAGCATGCGTTTTAAAATGGCCACCGTTCTTTTTGCCGATATTCGTGGTTTTACAAAACTATCTGACGAAGCAGACCCTCAAAAATTGATTGACGAATTAGACCGGTTCTTCCTTATCATGGGTGAAATCATTAAGCGTTACAATATTGAAAAAGTATCTTCCATTGGCGATACCATTATGTTAGTTGGAGGCATTCCTAAGAAAAACCGCACCAATCCTATCGAAATGGTATTAGCAGCCATGGAAATACAACAAGCATTTGATCATTTTCAGGAAGAATTATTTGGCAATGGTAAACGAATTTGGGAAATTAACATGGGCATTCACTCAGGACCCGTGGCTGTATCGGTTTCAGGAAAAAAGAAAGAATCGTACGAAGTAAAAGGTGAAACCGTTAATATTGCCAGTAGAATTGAAGCTGCTGCAGAAAATGGCAAAATTATCATATCCGAACAAACACGAGAGCTGGTTTCAGCTTATTTTCGTTGTCGCTATTTAGGTAAAATGCCAGTAAAATATGTCGGCGATATGAATCTTTATGAAGTTAAAGGTTACTTGCCCGAATATGCTGCCGACAAAAAGGGCTTAATACCCAATCAGAATTTTAATACCAAACTTCAACTCATACGTTACGATGACCTCGAAGAATTTATGCTCGATAAACTGGAGCGTGAACTTCCTAAATATCTCTATTATCATAACCTCAAACACACGATGGATGTTGTAATACAAGCTGAAATCATTGGACGAGGCGAAAAAATTAGCGAAGAAGAAATGCTTCTGCTAAAAACGGCTGCGTTGTTCCATGATTCAGGTCAAACAGTGCAATCGAAGGGACACGAACTTATTAGCGCACAAATAGCTCAGGAAATTTTGCCCCGCTATGCTTATACTCCCGAACAAATTGATATTATCTGCAATATCATAAAAGCAACCGAACTGCCACCCAAACCCAAAACTTTGCTTGAAAAAATTATTTGCGATGCCGATTTAGACTATTTAGGACGTAGCGATTTTGTTCCGGTTTCTAATACTTTATATAAAGAATTGCACGAACAAAAACTGATTGGTTCTATTGACGAATGGAATAAGCTACAAATCAAGTTCTTATCGGCTCATCAGTATTTTACCGAAACCGCAAACCGTTTAAGAGAAGTTAACAAACAAACCCAAATAGAACGGCTTAAGCAACTTATTGAATCGTAA